From a region of the Alnus glutinosa chromosome 1, dhAlnGlut1.1, whole genome shotgun sequence genome:
- the LOC133881960 gene encoding pentatricopeptide repeat-containing protein At5g19020, mitochondrial — protein sequence MIISFRPKSLSVRFPTPNLKWVSTITSKSPQLPQDHPERHVRLFFNGTLSHNNSDYELSLVSVLKSCSSLLAISQGQQIHCLVLKSGLGSNSFIRNSLINMYAKCGFVDDSRYLFDSLSKLDPVSCNIMIAGYVKIGQLDNARRLFEIMPGKDCVSYTTMIMGLAQNDCWREAVEVFKDMRVAGVVPKDVTMASVISACAHLGGIWNCRMLHVLVVKLQLEGLVLISTSLLHMYCLCSSVAEARRLFEEMPERNTVSWNVMLNGYAKAGLVDRARELFERIPAKDVVSWGTMIDGYVKVELLGEALMIYRAMLRTGVGPNDVMIVDLISACGRLMALGEGQQFHGITVKTSFDRHDFIQATIIHFYAACGRMTLACLQFEVGIKDHLASWNALIAGFIRNEMIDEARQIFNEMPERDVFSWSAMISGYAQSEQPNMALELFHQMVAFGIQPNEITMVSVFSAIATLGTLKEGRWAHEYICNNSIPLNDNLSAAVIDMYAKCGSIDSALRMFYQIREKASNVSPWNAIICGLAMHGHADLSLEVFSDLQSRRIKLNSITFIGVLTACCHAGLEELGKRYFNIMKNVYNLEPNIKHYGCVVDLLGRAGQLEEAEELVRGMPMKADVVIWGTLLAACRTHGNVEIGERAAKSLARLEPSHGAGRVLLSSIYADAGRWEDAFSIRRAMQIQRMKKSPGCSGVV from the coding sequence ATGATCATTTCTTTCCGACCCAAATCACTCTCTGTTCGATTTCCAACTCCAAATCTCAAATGGGTCTCCACCATAACCTCCAAAAGTCCTCAGCTTCCTCAAGACCACCCAGAACGCCATGTTCGTCTCTTCTTCAATGGCACATTAAGTCACAACAACTCGGACTACGAGCTCTCGTTGGTCTCGGTGTTGAAGTCTTGTTCGTCCCTTTTGGCCATCTCTCAAGGCCAACAAATCCATTGTTTGGTCTTGAAATCGGGGCTCGGTTCCAACTCTTTTATCCGGAACAGTTTGATTAATATGTATGCGAAATGTGGGTTTGTTGATGATTCACGTTATCTGTTTGATTCTTTGTCTAAGCTGGATCCTGTGTCTTGTAATATTATGATTGCTGGTTATGTGAAAATCGGGCAGTTGGATAATGCTCGCCGGCTGTTTGAGATAATGCCCGGTAAAGATTGTGTCTCGTACACGACTATGATAATGGGTCTGGCCCAAAATGATTGTTGGCGCGAGGCTGTTGAGGTTTTTAAGGATATGAGAGTTGCAGGCGTGGTCCCGAAGGATGTTACAATGGCAAGTGTCATATCGGCTTGTGCGCATTTAGGTGGGATTTGGAATTGCCGGATGCTTCATGTCTTGGTAGTTAAGCTGCAGCTTGAGGGGTTGGTTCTTATTTCAACGAGTTTGTTGCACATGTATTGCCTTTGTTCGAGTGTAGCAGAGGCAAGACGTTTGTTTGAGGAGATGCCTGAGCGGAATACAGTATCGTGGAATGTTATGTTAAATGGGTATGCAAAAGCGGGGCTTGTTGACCGGGCCAGAGAGTTGTTTGAGAGGATTCCTGCAAAAGATGTGGTTTCGTGGGGTACGATGATTGATGGCTATGTGAAAGTAGAATTGTTAGGTGAAGCTTTGATGATTTATCGTGCAATGTTACGTACTGGAGTAGGACCCAATGACGTAATGATTGTGGATTTGATTTCGGCATGTGGGCGATTAATGGCATTGGGGGAAGGTCAGCAGTTTCATGGTATAACTGTAAAGACAAGTTTTGATCGTCATGATTTTATACAAGCAACGATTATTCATTTTTATGCAGCTTGTGGCAGGATGACTCTTGCTTGTTTGCAGTTTGAAGTGGGCATCAAAGATCATCTTGCATCTTGGAATGCCCTCATTGCAGGATTTATAAGAAATGAGATGATTGATGAGGCAAGGCAGATATTCAATGAGATGCCGGAAAGGGATGTTTTTTCATGGAGCGCCATGATTTCTGGTTATGCACAGAGCGAGCAACCTAATATGGCTCTAGAGCTCTTCCATCAGATGGTAGCTTTTGGGATCCAACCGAATGAAATTACTATGGTAAGCGTTTTCTCTGCAATTGCCACTTTGGGCACATTGAAGGAAGGGAGATGGGCCCATGAATATATATGCAATAACTCCATCCCTCTTAATGACAATTTAAGTGCAGCTGTCATTGACATGTATGCCAAATGTGGGAGCATCGATAGTGCCTTGAGAATGTTCTATCAAATTCGAGAAAAGGCCTCTAATGTCTCCCCATGGAACGCAATCATATGCGGGTTGGCAATGCATGGACATGCCGATTTGTCTCTTGAAGTATTTTCTGACCTGCAAAGCCGTCGTATTAAGCTTAATTCAATTACATTCATTGGAGTCCTAACTGCGTGTTGCCATGCTGGATTGGAGGAGCTAGGGAAGAGATATTTCAATATAATGAAGAATGTGTATAATCTAGAACCAAATATCAAGCATTATGGTTGTGTGGTTGATCTCCTCGGCAGAGCTGGGCAATTAGAAGAGGCTGAGGAATTAGTAAGAGGCATGCCCATGAAGGCAGATGTTGTGATATGGGGCACATTATTGGCAGCATGTAGGACTCACGGGAACGTGGAAATAGGAGAGAGGGCTGCAAAGAGTTTGGCAAGGTTGGAACCATCTCACGGGGCTGGTAGAGTTCTTCTGTCCAGCATATATGCAGATGCAGGAAGGTGGGAGGATGCATTTTCGATAAGGAGAGCAATGCAAATCCAGAGAATGAAGAAATCACCAGGGTGCAGCGGTGTTGTATGA
- the LOC133881977 gene encoding uncharacterized protein At5g19025 yields MRHLLFSTTTAMPSFPKPPKSSSNPNPNPTLCKHSPSATLDLLILVLVLFAGSFLVSSYLSYLSLLLSHSSPLLLRHLSLPYLLSFILFFAASAAFADLCCGARSRRCRNPGCKGLKKAMEFDLQVQTEECVKSALKSREIDGLPWKGGSEANPDYECLRSELRKMAPPNGRAVLLFRSRCGCPVAKLEGWGPKRGKRHKKALASVAVNGGGGDHR; encoded by the exons ATGCGCCACCTCCTCTTCTCCACCACCACCGCCATGCCCTCATTCCCCAAACCCCCCAAATCCtcctcaaaccctaaccctaaccctacccTCTGCAAGCACAGCCCCTCCGCCACTCTCGACCTCCTCATCCTTGTGCTCGTCCTATTCGCGGGCTCCTTCCTCGTCTCCTCCTACCTCTCTTACCTCTCTCTCCTCCTCTCCcactcctctcctctcctcctCCGCCACCTCTCCCTCCCCTACCTACTGTCCTTCATCCTCTTCTTCGCCGCCTCCGCCGCCTTCGCCGACCTCTGTTGCGGCGCTCGCTCGCGCCGCTGTAGGAATCCGGGCTGCAAGGGCTTGAAGAAGGCCATGGAGTTCGATCTGCAGGTGCAGACCGAGGAGTGCGTCAAGTCCGCTTTGAAGTCCAGGGAGATCGACGGCTTGCCGTGGAAGGGCGGGAGCGAGGCCAACCCTGACTACGAGTGCCTCCGATCGGAGCTCCGGAAGATGGCGCCGCCGAACGGCCGCGCCGTGCTGCTCTTCCGCTCGCGGTGCGGGTGCCCCGTCGCGAAGCTCGAGGGCTGGGGGCCCAAGCGTGGGAAGCGCCATAAGAA GGCTCTGGCCAGTGTGGCAGTTAATGGGGGAGGAGGGGATCATCGCTGA
- the LOC133881985 gene encoding uncharacterized protein LOC133881985, whose protein sequence is MSCLASCCAALTCGLCTSVASGITKRSARLGYCGLFGISLIVSWILREVASPLLEKIPWINTSGTHTKEWFQIQAVLRVSLGNFLFFAILAVIMIGIKDQNDRRDSWHHGGWIAKMLIWLLLVVLMFFLPNVVISIYGTLSKFGAGLFLLVQVIILLDCTHSWNDAWVEKDEQKWYIALLSVSVGCYIAAFTFSGILFIWFNPSGHDCGLNVFFIVMTMILAFAFGIIALHPTVNGSLLPASVISLYCAYVCYTGLASEPRDYVCNGLSNKSKAVTTSTLILGMLTTVLSVLYSALRAGSSTTFLSPPSSPKSGEKKPLLEAEELEGGKEKKKEAEARPVTYSYTFFHLIFALASMYSAMLLSGWTNSSESSDLIDVGWTSVWVRICTEWVTAVLYIWSLVAPLICPGREFF, encoded by the exons atgtcGTGCTTGGCGTCGTGCTGTGCAGCTTTGACCTGCGGTCTCTGCACCTCAGTGGCCTCTGGGATCACCAAGCGCTCGGCCAGGCTTGGTTACTGTGGTCTCTTCGGTATATCGTTAATCGTTTCCTGGATTCTCCGGGAAGTCGCGTCTCCTCTCTTGGAGAAAATCCCAT GGATAAACACTTCTGGCACTCACACAAAGGAATGGTTTCAAATACAAGCAGTTCTTCGTGTGAGCTTGGggaatttcttgttttttgcaATTTTGGCTGTTATAATGATCGGCATAAAGGACCAAAATGACAGACGTGATTCATGGCACCATGGTGGATGGATTGCCAAGATGCTAATCTGGCTTTTGCTGGTAGTCCTCATGTTTTTCCTTCCTAATGTTGTCATTTCGATCTATG GTACTTTATCAAAATTTGGAGCAGGGTTATTTTTATTGGTTCAAGTGATTATCTTACTAGACTGTACACACTCATGGAATGATGCTTGGGTTGAGAAAGACGAGCAGAAGTG GTATATTGCTTTACTTTCGGTGTCAGTTGGATGCTACATTGCAGCATTTACGTTCTCAGGAATTCTGTTCATTTGGTTCAACCCTTCTGGCCATGACTGTGGCCTCAATGTCTTCTTCATTGTCATGACCATGATTCTGGCATTTGCATTTGGAATTATTGCATTGCATCCTACG GTGAATGGCAGTCTCTTGCCTGCTTCTGTGATATCTCTTTATTGTGCTTACGTGTGCTACACGGGTCTCGCCAGTGAACCTCGTGACTATGTATGCAATGGACTGAGTAATAAATCAAAAGCAGTCACCACAAGCACTCTTATTCTTGGGATGCTCACAACCGTTCTGTCTGTTCTATACTCTGCTCTTCGTGCTGGATCTTCGACAACATTTCTATCACCACCATCTTCACCCAAGTCAG GTGAGAAGAAACCTCTTCTTGAAGCAGAAGAGTTGGAAggaggaaaggaaaagaagaaggaagcagAAGCACGTCCAGTTACTTATTCCTATACCTTCTTCCATCTGATCTTTGCTTTGGCTAGCATGTACTCAGCTATGCTTCTTTCTGGGTGGACCAACTCATCCGAGAGCTCTGACCTGATAGATGTTGGCTGGACATCAGTTTGGGTTCGGATCTGCACGGAGTGGGTTACCGCCGTGCTATATATCTGGTCTCTTGTGGCTCCTCTGATTTGCCCTGGTCGTGAGTTCTTTTAG
- the LOC133858934 gene encoding small polypeptide DEVIL 14-like, producing MRLPKLRSWQRCSRHIREQRTRLYIIWKCTVILLSWDGRH from the coding sequence ATGCGGCTCCCGAAGCTCCGGTCGTGGCAGCGGTGTTCGAGGCACATCCGGGAGCAGCGAACACGGCTGTATATCATATGGAAGTGCACCGTGATTCTTCTGAGCTGGGACGGGCGACATTGA
- the LOC133881995 gene encoding DUF21 domain-containing protein At4g14240-like, with protein MHLLNAVMATRLLTRKLESEAVGAGIAFGSVWFFVYAGISCFLVLFAGIMSGLTLGLMSLGRVDLEILERSGTSTEKKQAATILPVVQKQHQLLVTLLLCNAVSMEALPIYLDKLFNQYLAIILSVTFVLAFGEVIPQAICTRYGLAVGANFVWLVRILMIICYPIAYPIGKVLDWVLGHNEALFRRAQLKALVSIHGKEAGKGGELTHDETTIISGALDLTEKTAEEAMTPIESTFSLDVNSKLDWEAMGKVLARGHSRVPVYSGSPKNIIGLLLVKSLLTVRPETETPVSAVSIRRIPRVPADMPLYDILNEFQKGSSHMAAVVKAKGRGKTLPPTVEGEKSEENKATGENSQLTTPLLSKQDEAVDSVVVEIDRPSRPTKLNRPPSLQHNGTATIGLPHSLEDIEDGEVIGIITLEDVFEELLQEEIVDETDEYVDVHKRIRVAAAAAASLVARAPSVRRLTSQKGVGSQSKR; from the exons ATGCACCTGTTAAATGCCGTGATGGCGACTCGGTTGCTGACCCGAAAACTCGAATCGGAGGCGGTCGGGGCTGGCATAGCGTTTGGATCGGTGTGGTTTTTCGTGTACGCGGGGATATCGTGCTTCCTGGTCCTATTCGCCGGAATCATGTCCGGGCTCACCCTCGGCCTCATGTCCCTAGGCCGCGTTGACCTCGAGATACTCGAGCGCAGCGGCACCTCCACCGAGAAAAAGCAAGCCG CTACTATACTTCCGGTGGTACAGAAGCAGCACCAGCTCCTTGTGACTTTGCTTTTGTGCAATGCCGTTTCCATGGAG GCCCTTCCTATATACCTGGACAAACTTTTCAATCAGTATCTCGCAATAATTCTCTCCGTAACTTTTGTTTTGGCTTTTGGAGAG GTCATTCCGCAAGCAATTTGCACAAGATATGGACTTGCTGTAGGGGCCAATTTCGTATGGCTAGTGAGAATTTTGATGATAATTTGCTATCCAATTGCCTATCCCATCGGAAAG GTTCTGGATTGGGTACTGGGACATAATGAAGCGTTATTTAGGCGGGCTCAGCTAAAAGCCCTTGTCTCGATCCATGGCAAGGAG GCTGGGAAGGGAGGTGAACTTACACACGATGAGACGACTATTATTAGTGGAGCACTGGACTTAACCGAAAAG aCTGCTGAGGAGGCTATGACACCCATTGAATCAACCTTTTCCTTGGATGTGAATTCAAAGTTGGATTG GGAAGCAATGGGAAAAGTTCTTGCCCGTGGTCATAGTCGAGTTCCTGTCTATTCTGGGAGTCCAAAGAATATAATTGGACTTCTACTG GTGAAGAGTCTTCTCACTGTACGACCTGAAACAGAGACCCCTGTTAGTGCTGTTTCCATCCGCAGAATCCCACG GGTTCCAGCAGATATGCCTCTGTATGATATATTGAATGAGTTTCAAAAAGGTAGCAGTCATATGGCAGCTGTCGTGAAGGCTAAGGGGAGAGGCAAGACTCTTCCTCCAACAGTTGAGGGAGAAAAATCTGAAGAGAACAAAGCCACTGGCGAGAACTCCCAACTGACAACTCCTTTGCTATCAAAACAAGACGAAGCGGTAGACAGTGTCGTTGTTGAGATTGACCGGCCTTCGAGGCCTACCAAGTTGAATAGGCCGCCCTCTTTACAACATAATGGCACAGCAACAATTGGTTTGCCTCATTCGTTAGAAGATATTGAAGATGGTGAAGTCATTGGTATCATCACCCTGGAAGATGTATTTGAAGAACTTCTGCAG GAGGAAATTGTGGATGAGACAGATGAATATGTTGATGTGCATAAACG AATCCGTGTGGCTGCAGCCGCAGCTGCTTCATTGGTGGCACGAGCTCCGTCTGTTCGGAGGCTAACAAGCCAGAAGGGAGTT GGAAGCCAAAGCAAGAGATGA
- the LOC133858935 gene encoding glycine-rich RNA-binding protein 4, mitochondrial: protein MALFYSFPSQFQLLQSHRNYAIPNPSVSETPIPQSIFPLVSSVSFSARTNLRYPSLQSRRCSTSSSSSVQQDVSPATRIFIKGLPQSTSEGHLQRAFSQYGEVSRVKLITDRKSGQSLGFGYIWFTREDSAELVVKEMNGKFFDGRFVYATIAKPGSPKSRRRATPYKF from the exons ATGGCACTGTTTTATTCGTTCCCATCCCAATTCCAATTGCTTCAATCCCACAGAAACTACGCAATTCCTAACCCCTCGGTCTCAGAAACGCCAATTCCACAGTCAATCTTCCCCCTAGTTTCGTCAGTATCATTTTCTGCAAGAACCAATCTTCGCTACCCGTCGCTTCAATCACGTCGCTGTAGTACGAGCTCTAGCTCTTCAGTACAGCAAGATGTGTCCCCTGCCACGAGAATCTTCATAAAAG GACTACCACAATCAACCTCGGAGGGACATTTGCAGAGGGCATTTTCACAGTATGGAGAAGTAAGCCGAG TGAAACTAATTACGGATAGAAAATCCGGGCAGTCTTTAGGATTTGGATATATCTGGTTTACAAGGGAAGACTCTGCTGAATTGGTCGTGAAAGAGATGAATGGAAAG TTTTTTGATGGCAGGTTTGTTTATGCAACAATTGCAAAGCCTGGATCGCCCAAAAGTCGGAGGAGAGCAACACCGTACAAGTTCTAG
- the LOC133860270 gene encoding uncharacterized mitochondrial protein AtMg00310-like, producing the protein MVWNRISNWKVKFLSQAGKEILLKAVVQAIPTYCMGVFQLTISLCKEINSLMQKFWWGHMANTSKIHWLSWDKMGLAKSAGGLSFRDLVLFNKALLAKQGWRIIKEPNSIAVLILKAKYFPHSGFMEANLGTRPSYAWRSIFNSRELLKQRLWWRVGDRREINIWGDRWLPTPSTFFVQSTPQCIPVTSKAMELIDLVSKSWKAVLISAMFSTDEAKVILGIPLSPSLPRDCLI; encoded by the coding sequence ATGGTATGGAATCGAATCAGCAACTGGAAGGTAAAGTTCTTGTCTCAAGCGGGCAAAGAGATTTTGTTAAAAGCTGTGGTGCAGGCAATCCCTACCTACTGTATGGGGGTTTTCCAATTGACTATTTCGTTGTGCAAAGAAATCAATAGCTTGATGCAGAAATTTTGGTGGGGTCACATGGCAAACACTTCAAAAATTCATTGGTTGAGTTGGGACAAGATGGGGCTGGCGAAGTCTGCTGGAGGCCTTAGTTTTAGGGACTTGGTGTTGTTTAACAAGGCCCTTCTTGCCAAGCAAGGGTGGAGAATTATTAAGGAACCGAATTCTATTGCTGTGTTGATCCTAAAGGCTAAATATTTTCCTCATTCGGGGTTTATGGAAGCTAACTTGGGTACCAGACCCTCTTATGCCTGGCGCAGCATATTCAATTCCCGAGAATTGCTCAAGCAACGTTTATGGTGGCGGGTTGGAGACAGAAGGGAGATTAATATTTGGGGTGACAGGTGGTTACCTACCCCTTCAACTTTCTTTGTTCAATCAACCCCTCAATGTATTCCTGTAACTTCTAAGGCGATGGAGTTGATTGACTTGGTTTCAAAGAGTTGGAAGGCTGTTCTGATTTCTGCAATGTTTTCCACGGATGAAGCAAAGGTTATCTTGGGGATCCCTCTTAGCCCCTCACTTCCCCGAGACTGCTTAATTTAG